The Fluviicola sp. genome contains a region encoding:
- the tsaB gene encoding tRNA (adenosine(37)-N6)-threonylcarbamoyltransferase complex dimerization subunit type 1 TsaB produces the protein MTYILHIETATKVCSVALSLNGELARIREFKDEGYSHGEQLTLLIQEVLQLQGITAEDLSAVSVSAGPGSYTGLRIGVSTAKGLCYALNIPLIAIDTLESMAEVARIVYPDSNLCPMIDARRMEVFSLITNFESDVLKPVSADVLDEQSYTDFEPFVCFGDGASKMAEIWSGRNILFDLELEPSAKGQIHAAYQKFLNRQFEDVAYFEPAYLKEFYQAPAKK, from the coding sequence ATGACTTACATTTTACATATTGAAACGGCAACAAAAGTTTGCTCGGTTGCTTTATCCCTGAACGGAGAGTTGGCCCGTATCCGGGAATTCAAAGACGAAGGATATTCTCACGGAGAACAATTAACGCTGTTGATCCAGGAAGTGTTGCAACTCCAGGGAATAACAGCGGAAGATTTGTCGGCGGTTTCTGTTTCTGCCGGTCCGGGTTCTTACACCGGCTTGCGGATCGGTGTTTCTACCGCAAAAGGTTTGTGCTATGCATTGAACATTCCGCTGATAGCAATAGACACGCTTGAATCAATGGCTGAAGTGGCGCGGATTGTGTACCCGGATTCCAACCTGTGCCCGATGATCGATGCACGGAGAATGGAAGTTTTTTCACTGATCACCAATTTTGAATCGGATGTTCTGAAACCCGTCAGCGCAGATGTGCTGGATGAGCAGTCATACACCGATTTTGAGCCTTTTGTTTGTTTCGGTGATGGGGCATCAAAGATGGCAGAAATCTGGAGTGGACGGAATATCCTGTTCGATTTGGAATTGGAGCCTTCCGCAAAAGGACAAATCCATGCGGCCTATCAAAAGTTTTTGAACCGGCAATTTGAAGATGTGGCTTATTTTGAACCTGCTTATCTGAAGGAATTTTACCAGGCACCTGCTAAGAAGTAA
- a CDS encoding response regulator transcription factor has translation MKSKAKILLVEDDTNLGFVISDQLKSEGYHVSLCTNGMDGHMRFSEDEFHLCIFDVMMPKKDGFTLAREIRTMNQEIPILFLTAKAMTEDKIAGFNAGGDDYLTKPFSFDELSVRVKALLKRVNIQDEPEQKVVQIGTYTFDTENFTLKHPEFEKTLTKKEAMVLKILCKFKNAVVPRENILTAVWGQDDYFAGRSMDVFITKLRKYFSMDPKIAISNIHGIGFKLEVLA, from the coding sequence ATGAAATCAAAGGCTAAAATATTATTGGTTGAAGATGACACCAATCTTGGATTTGTTATTTCGGACCAATTGAAGTCGGAAGGATATCATGTATCACTTTGCACCAATGGAATGGATGGTCACATGCGCTTTTCCGAAGACGAATTCCACTTATGCATTTTTGATGTGATGATGCCGAAAAAAGACGGGTTTACACTTGCCCGGGAAATCCGGACAATGAACCAGGAGATTCCGATTCTTTTTTTGACTGCCAAGGCAATGACGGAAGATAAGATTGCCGGTTTCAATGCAGGCGGAGACGATTACCTGACAAAACCTTTTTCCTTTGATGAGCTCTCGGTTCGTGTGAAAGCACTGTTGAAACGTGTAAATATCCAGGACGAACCCGAACAAAAAGTGGTTCAGATCGGTACCTATACTTTTGATACGGAGAATTTCACCTTAAAGCACCCGGAGTTTGAAAAAACACTGACTAAAAAGGAAGCGATGGTCCTGAAAATCCTGTGCAAATTCAAAAATGCCGTAGTACCGCGTGAGAATATTTTAACTGCCGTTTGGGGACAAGACGATTATTTTGCCGGAAGAAGTATGGACGTTTTTATTACCAAACTCAGAAAATACTTTTCGATGGATCCTAAAATCGCCATTTCCAATATTCATGGCATCGGTTTTAAACTGGAAGTTTTGGCTTAA
- a CDS encoding response regulator transcription factor: protein MDKILIVDDEEDIREILGYNLKKEGFKVFLAENGQTGISLCKEEKPDLVILDVMMPGMDGIEVCEQIRNTPGLENVLICFLTARNEDYSQIAGLDAGADDYISKPIKPRVLISRVHALLRRKETVQAKPAGTPDLVINREKYLVIKNGETLHLPKKEFELLALLASRPEVVFERDVILERVWGTDIVVGDRTIDVHVRKLREKIGDDYIQTVKGIGYKFKALG, encoded by the coding sequence ATGGACAAAATTTTAATAGTTGATGACGAAGAAGATATCCGCGAAATTCTCGGATACAATCTGAAGAAAGAAGGCTTCAAAGTTTTCCTGGCAGAAAACGGGCAAACGGGAATCAGTTTATGTAAGGAAGAAAAACCCGACCTGGTAATCCTGGATGTGATGATGCCTGGAATGGATGGTATTGAAGTGTGCGAACAAATCCGGAATACACCCGGATTGGAAAACGTACTGATCTGCTTTCTGACGGCCCGTAATGAAGATTACAGCCAGATTGCAGGATTGGATGCCGGTGCGGATGATTATATTTCCAAACCGATCAAACCGCGCGTACTTATCAGCAGGGTTCATGCCTTATTAAGAAGAAAAGAAACGGTTCAGGCAAAACCCGCTGGAACTCCCGATCTGGTGATTAACCGTGAAAAATACCTCGTAATTAAGAACGGCGAAACCCTTCATTTACCAAAAAAAGAATTCGAATTGCTGGCACTTCTGGCCTCACGTCCCGAGGTCGTTTTCGAACGTGATGTAATCCTGGAGCGCGTTTGGGGAACGGATATCGTTGTCGGTGACCGCACGATTGACGTTCATGTACGAAAACTACGGGAGAAAATAGGCGACGACTATATCCAGACTGTTAAAGGAATCGGGTATAAATTCAAAGCACTCGGTTAA
- a CDS encoding DUF2490 domain-containing protein: MKQIAALVLLVLPFTLKAQGWANDTRFTTGSWNVVNVRYEAFPKLHFIAEGQMRSQKFYDDLNYWELKTFFHYLFTEQLSGGLGVGTYHQYVDYENFRTPQKQTENRVWAEFLLKTNGKRIQFDHRYRFEYRFIQKWNSALDGFTSNYDGTTDEDRYRFRYRLQAFVPINHKTMQAKTFYANVSNEIMFTHKLPYFNQNRFFVGLGYKMQHSSIQIGLMHQFLKLTGTERRKDYLQITYAHVFKRTPHPKKEKI; this comes from the coding sequence ATGAAACAAATTGCTGCACTGGTATTATTGGTACTTCCATTTACACTGAAAGCTCAGGGTTGGGCAAATGATACCCGTTTTACGACCGGATCCTGGAATGTGGTGAATGTACGTTATGAAGCATTCCCGAAATTGCATTTTATTGCGGAAGGGCAAATGCGTAGTCAAAAATTTTACGACGATTTAAATTATTGGGAGTTGAAGACCTTCTTTCATTACTTATTTACCGAACAGCTTTCCGGAGGATTGGGAGTGGGGACTTATCACCAATACGTGGATTATGAGAATTTCAGAACTCCACAGAAACAAACGGAGAACCGTGTCTGGGCAGAGTTTTTATTGAAAACAAACGGAAAGAGGATTCAGTTTGATCACCGTTACCGGTTCGAGTACCGCTTTATTCAAAAATGGAACAGTGCCCTGGATGGATTTACTTCCAATTACGATGGAACTACGGATGAAGACCGTTACCGTTTCCGTTACAGGCTTCAGGCATTCGTTCCGATCAACCATAAAACGATGCAGGCCAAAACCTTCTACGCGAATGTTTCCAATGAAATCATGTTTACACATAAACTCCCGTATTTCAATCAGAACCGTTTCTTTGTTGGCTTAGGCTACAAAATGCAGCATAGTTCCATTCAAATCGGATTGATGCATCAGTTTTTGAAGCTTACAGGAACAGAGCGCAGAAAAGATTACCTGCAAATTACCTATGCACATGTGTTCAAAAGAACACCGCATCCCAAAAAGGAAAAGATTTAA
- a CDS encoding DUF47 family protein has protein sequence MASGILKFFLPKDKVFYSLFEEASQNLEAIAGKLVLCVNESDYNKRAAIIKEMEDLEHQNDDLTHKIFVELGRNFITPFDREDIHSLATSLDDIADYIYASAKKINFYKVDPNDSGILKMADAIHDAVLAVNAAVKELRNLKNTQKIVECVIKINYVENQADDIFDLSIEKLFDSDIDAKSLIKKREIYQIMEVATDKCEDAGNVIESIVVKYA, from the coding sequence ATGGCATCAGGAATTTTAAAGTTTTTCTTACCAAAAGACAAAGTGTTTTACTCTCTATTTGAAGAGGCTTCTCAGAACCTGGAAGCAATCGCAGGTAAATTGGTATTATGTGTCAACGAATCCGATTACAATAAGAGAGCGGCCATTATCAAAGAAATGGAAGATCTTGAGCACCAAAACGACGATTTAACCCATAAAATCTTTGTTGAATTGGGAAGAAATTTCATCACTCCTTTTGACCGTGAAGATATTCACTCATTGGCTACATCTCTGGATGATATTGCAGACTACATTTATGCTTCTGCGAAAAAGATCAACTTCTATAAAGTCGATCCGAATGATTCGGGGATTTTGAAAATGGCTGATGCGATTCACGACGCAGTTTTAGCTGTAAATGCAGCCGTAAAAGAGCTTCGTAACCTGAAAAACACCCAAAAGATCGTGGAGTGTGTGATCAAAATCAATTACGTTGAAAACCAGGCAGATGATATTTTTGACCTGAGCATTGAAAAGTTATTTGATTCGGATATCGACGCAAAGAGCCTGATCAAAAAACGTGAGATCTACCAGATTATGGAGGTTGCAACAGACAAGTGTGAAGACGCAGGAAATGTGATCGAATCCATCGTTGTAAAATATGCTTAA
- a CDS encoding inorganic phosphate transporter, producing the protein MFSLLIAIIILALLFDLVNGFHDAANSIATVVSTKVLTPFQAVVWAAVFNVVAFWVFDMSVGNTVAKTVDNSAIDLYVILSGLIAAMIWNLLTWWLGIPSSSSHTLIGGFAGAAVAHAGFDVIASAEIIKVTLFIFLAPFIGGIIAFVIALITVSRSFAKKMIAILVLSTATYFIMDYMVEYLDVKPVMMWIVMGMIVLFILTYTWYQLVHGKRQTALKESNMYKKLQLLSSAAFSLGHGGADSQKVMGIICAALMVFANSQRNDQGQIVGDIPKMFQISEVFQIEFEDADGRKAKFKPEYTQNIDSLKIEKEDHILIYTKGEDIYDAKTHDVIFKGKHLNQDYMEAAIFNDYVDKDGEILSGHKIKAKVNSETMPGWIAFSCYLMIGLGTMMGGWKIVKTMGTKITKVTPLEGVCAETAGALTLFTVSNLGIPVSTTHTITGSIIGVGATKRLSAVRWGVTINLLWAWILTIPVSGLLAAGIYYITKLFH; encoded by the coding sequence ATGTTTTCACTATTAATTGCCATCATCATCCTTGCCTTATTATTTGATTTGGTAAACGGTTTCCATGATGCTGCAAACTCGATTGCTACAGTTGTTTCCACCAAAGTACTGACACCTTTCCAGGCAGTTGTATGGGCGGCGGTTTTCAACGTTGTTGCCTTCTGGGTATTCGATATGAGCGTTGGAAATACCGTTGCAAAAACAGTAGACAACAGCGCCATCGACTTATATGTTATCCTTTCTGGATTGATCGCTGCGATGATCTGGAACTTGTTAACCTGGTGGTTGGGAATTCCATCTTCCTCTTCTCATACGCTGATCGGAGGATTCGCAGGAGCAGCAGTTGCTCACGCCGGATTCGATGTAATTGCCTCCGCAGAGATTATCAAAGTTACCTTATTCATTTTCCTGGCACCATTCATCGGGGGGATTATCGCCTTCGTGATTGCTTTGATCACCGTAAGCCGAAGCTTTGCCAAGAAAATGATTGCCATTTTAGTACTGTCCACAGCAACTTATTTTATTATGGATTACATGGTGGAATACCTGGACGTGAAGCCGGTGATGATGTGGATTGTGATGGGAATGATCGTTTTGTTCATCCTTACTTACACTTGGTACCAGCTGGTACATGGAAAACGTCAGACTGCACTGAAGGAATCCAATATGTACAAAAAACTGCAGTTGCTTTCTTCCGCGGCGTTCTCTTTGGGACACGGTGGTGCGGATTCTCAGAAAGTAATGGGTATCATTTGTGCGGCGTTGATGGTATTTGCCAATTCACAACGGAATGACCAGGGACAAATCGTAGGAGATATTCCAAAAATGTTCCAGATCTCGGAAGTTTTCCAAATTGAATTTGAAGACGCTGACGGAAGAAAGGCCAAATTCAAACCTGAATACACCCAAAATATCGATTCTTTAAAAATTGAAAAAGAAGACCACATTTTGATCTATACGAAAGGTGAAGATATCTACGATGCAAAAACACACGATGTCATTTTCAAAGGAAAGCACCTGAACCAGGATTACATGGAAGCAGCTATTTTCAATGATTATGTAGACAAAGACGGAGAAATCCTGAGCGGTCACAAAATCAAAGCGAAAGTAAATTCCGAAACTATGCCGGGCTGGATCGCATTTTCCTGTTACCTGATGATTGGTTTGGGAACCATGATGGGAGGTTGGAAAATCGTGAAAACCATGGGAACGAAGATCACAAAGGTAACTCCGCTGGAAGGTGTTTGTGCTGAAACTGCAGGAGCCCTGACTTTGTTTACCGTTTCCAACTTGGGAATCCCGGTTTCTACCACGCACACCATTACCGGATCAATTATCGGTGTCGGTGCAACGAAACGCTTAAGTGCTGTTCGCTGGGGTGTAACCATCAACTTACTATGGGCATGGATTTTAACGATCCCGGTTTCAGGGTTGTTGGCAGCCGGAATTTATTACATCACGAAGTTGTTTCATTAA
- a CDS encoding SUMF1/EgtB/PvdO family nonheme iron enzyme, translated as MKTTLLSISFIAFVLLFSFSKPKKPITDLEGMKKALKLGYSYIPSGKTLVDGDTVSCQGFFMMKEEVSNFSYLEYVSDLKKNNRPEEYLQALPDTLKWHNPGNFHLEKYINYYFRHPAYRNYPVVNVSKQQAQKYCEWLTQVWRKNTGNQFIVFRLPTRAEFLRAANGSKMDRPYAWNSPYLRRNDGKFQCNFMTIGAGAISRDSTGKLVVKNFPMDYLAQGAEYADLTAPVRSFWPNEYDLYNLNGNVSEMVAETNIAVGGDWNSPGYDIRNQSTKKFTEATPTVGFRPVMTFVELKMDNGTIEK; from the coding sequence ATGAAAACAACACTTCTATCCATCTCATTCATTGCCTTTGTACTCCTTTTTTCTTTTTCGAAACCCAAAAAACCGATTACAGATCTGGAAGGGATGAAAAAAGCTCTAAAGCTTGGATATTCCTACATTCCATCCGGAAAAACACTTGTAGACGGAGATACCGTAAGTTGCCAGGGATTCTTTATGATGAAGGAAGAAGTGAGCAATTTTTCCTACCTGGAATATGTGTCTGACCTGAAGAAAAACAATCGCCCGGAAGAATACCTGCAAGCACTTCCCGACACCTTAAAATGGCACAATCCGGGCAATTTTCACCTGGAAAAGTATATCAATTATTATTTCAGGCATCCGGCTTATCGCAATTACCCCGTTGTGAATGTTTCGAAACAGCAAGCTCAAAAATATTGCGAGTGGCTAACACAGGTTTGGCGCAAAAACACCGGAAATCAGTTTATCGTTTTCCGCCTGCCAACCAGAGCAGAATTCCTTCGCGCAGCAAACGGAAGTAAAATGGACCGTCCCTACGCCTGGAATTCGCCTTATCTGCGAAGAAACGACGGAAAATTCCAATGCAATTTCATGACAATCGGTGCCGGAGCTATTTCAAGAGATTCAACCGGGAAACTGGTCGTAAAAAACTTCCCGATGGATTACCTGGCTCAAGGCGCAGAATATGCAGATTTAACAGCACCCGTTCGTTCCTTCTGGCCAAATGAATACGATCTCTATAACTTAAACGGGAATGTTTCAGAAATGGTGGCAGAAACGAATATTGCTGTCGGAGGAGACTGGAATTCTCCCGGTTACGATATCCGCAATCAAAGCACGAAAAAATTCACAGAAGCAACTCCTACAGTTGGTTTCAGGCCGGTGATGACCTTCGTGGAATTGAAAATGGATAATGGAACAATTGAAAAGTAA
- a CDS encoding nucleoside triphosphate pyrophosphohydrolase family protein, with protein sequence MTLKETLSAVEAFHDAFNIPNNYQPTAQLSEADITLRYNLMKEENEEYLEAAKNGDIVEIADALGDQLYILCGTILKHGLQDKIAEVFAEIQRSNMSKLDADGNPIYREDGKVLKSDLYFKPDILAVLEK encoded by the coding sequence ATGACACTCAAAGAAACCCTTTCAGCAGTTGAAGCTTTTCACGATGCATTCAACATTCCGAACAATTACCAGCCCACCGCACAATTGTCCGAAGCAGATATTACGCTTCGTTATAATTTGATGAAGGAGGAAAACGAAGAGTACCTGGAAGCTGCAAAGAATGGTGATATCGTAGAAATTGCGGACGCATTGGGTGACCAGTTGTATATTTTGTGCGGAACCATTCTAAAACACGGTTTGCAGGATAAAATCGCGGAGGTTTTCGCTGAAATCCAGCGTTCCAATATGAGTAAACTGGATGCCGACGGAAACCCTATTTACCGGGAAGATGGAAAAGTCCTGAAATCCGACCTGTATTTCAAACCGGACATTCTTGCTGTTTTAGAAAAATAA
- a CDS encoding NUDIX hydrolase: MKRFNIRIYGVCINERNEVLLSDETYRDLNFTKFPGGGLEFGEGTIDCLKREFMEEFNLEIEVGPLFYLTDFFQVSAFSEDDQVISIYYRIKADTDQLDYLIANHLGAEKLHWVNLSKLTEASVSLPIDQIVAKKLARQGD, encoded by the coding sequence ATGAAGCGTTTCAACATCCGTATTTACGGAGTTTGCATCAACGAGCGCAACGAGGTATTGCTTTCGGATGAAACATACCGTGACTTGAATTTCACCAAATTTCCCGGCGGCGGACTGGAATTCGGAGAAGGAACGATCGATTGCCTGAAACGCGAATTCATGGAAGAGTTCAATCTGGAAATCGAAGTTGGTCCTTTGTTCTACCTTACGGATTTCTTCCAGGTTTCTGCATTCTCCGAAGACGACCAGGTTATTTCCATTTATTACCGGATCAAAGCCGATACGGATCAGCTCGATTATTTAATCGCAAACCATTTGGGTGCAGAAAAATTGCATTGGGTCAATCTTTCGAAACTCACAGAAGCTTCCGTGTCTTTGCCAATAGATCAGATCGTAGCGAAAAAACTCGCGCGTCAAGGGGATTAA
- a CDS encoding nucleotide pyrophosphohydrolase, with amino-acid sequence MEISEAQQRVDQWIKEVGVRYFNELTNMAMLTEEVGEVARIIARRYGEQSEKESDKDKDLGDELADVLFVLICLANQTGVDLEEALEKNLAKKTGRDADRHKNNEKLK; translated from the coding sequence ATGGAAATTTCAGAAGCACAGCAAAGAGTAGATCAATGGATTAAAGAAGTCGGGGTTCGTTACTTCAATGAATTAACCAATATGGCGATGCTTACCGAGGAAGTAGGTGAAGTTGCCCGTATTATTGCCCGCAGGTATGGTGAACAAAGCGAAAAAGAAAGTGATAAAGACAAGGATTTGGGAGATGAATTGGCGGATGTACTTTTTGTATTGATTTGCCTGGCTAACCAAACCGGTGTGGATTTGGAGGAGGCTTTGGAGAAAAACCTGGCGAAGAAAACGGGACGAGATGCCGACCGGCATAAGAATAATGAGAAATTGAAATGA
- the dtd gene encoding D-aminoacyl-tRNA deacylase: MRLVIQRVSGASVRVDNQIIGQIEKGLLILLGIEQADSEEDVDWLIQKTIQMRIFPDEEGKMNCSLQDIGGDLLVVSQFTLHASTKKGNRPSFIAAARPEHAIPLYESFIRKAEMALGKHVQAGSFGADMKVELLNDGPVTILIDSKNRE; encoded by the coding sequence ATGCGACTAGTCATTCAACGGGTTTCCGGAGCAAGTGTAAGGGTAGACAATCAAATTATCGGTCAAATCGAAAAAGGTTTGTTAATCCTTTTAGGCATTGAACAAGCAGATTCGGAAGAAGATGTGGATTGGCTCATCCAGAAAACCATACAAATGCGCATTTTTCCGGATGAAGAGGGGAAAATGAATTGTTCCTTACAAGATATAGGAGGCGATTTATTGGTTGTAAGTCAATTTACATTGCATGCATCGACCAAAAAAGGGAACAGGCCGAGTTTTATTGCAGCAGCGAGGCCCGAACATGCCATTCCATTGTATGAATCATTCATCCGGAAAGCGGAAATGGCTTTAGGGAAACATGTGCAGGCAGGATCTTTCGGTGCGGATATGAAAGTGGAATTGCTCAACGACGGACCGGTCACCATACTCATCGATTCAAAAAACAGGGAATAA
- the rsgA gene encoding ribosome small subunit-dependent GTPase A: MSEDLRGRVLKSTGKWYQVLMPNGDVVECRVRGRLKLEGLKTTNPIAVGDVVILDPKSDEEGKRVIVDYELRENYIVRKSTNLSKQMHILAANIDRAYLMVTLKYPVTHFVFIDRFLVSAESFRIPTTLIFNKVDLLDDEGLLDLKAIMFMYESVGYPCHAISATNEKDIEFLREEIKDKQVMIAGHSGTGKSTLVNALDPSLDLRVGEISSAHHQGQHTTTFAEMHPLQSGGFIIDTPGIRAFGIVDLDKEVISHYFPEMRELIGQCKFHNCQHLNEPACAVKEAVKAGEIYESRYFTYLQLMTGDDEDVHRRNKRGIE, translated from the coding sequence ATGAGTGAAGATCTTCGCGGAAGGGTTTTAAAATCGACAGGAAAGTGGTACCAGGTATTGATGCCGAATGGAGATGTTGTGGAATGCCGGGTACGCGGAAGATTGAAACTGGAAGGACTGAAAACCACCAATCCAATTGCTGTAGGAGATGTGGTGATCCTCGATCCCAAAAGCGACGAGGAAGGAAAGCGGGTAATTGTGGATTACGAATTGCGCGAAAATTACATCGTCAGAAAGAGCACGAATTTGAGCAAGCAGATGCATATTCTGGCGGCAAATATCGACCGGGCTTATTTGATGGTCACACTGAAATATCCCGTGACACATTTCGTGTTTATTGATCGTTTTCTGGTTTCCGCGGAATCTTTCCGCATCCCGACAACGTTGATTTTCAATAAGGTCGATTTGCTTGACGACGAAGGTTTGCTTGACCTGAAAGCAATCATGTTCATGTACGAATCGGTAGGTTATCCCTGTCATGCGATCTCGGCAACGAACGAAAAAGACATTGAGTTCCTCCGGGAAGAAATTAAAGACAAACAGGTAATGATTGCCGGGCATTCCGGAACAGGGAAGAGTACCTTGGTAAATGCGCTGGACCCCAGTCTGGATCTGCGGGTCGGAGAAATCTCATCTGCTCACCATCAGGGACAGCATACTACGACTTTCGCTGAGATGCATCCTTTGCAATCCGGAGGATTTATCATTGATACACCGGGAATCCGGGCATTCGGGATCGTAGACCTGGATAAAGAAGTTATTTCGCATTATTTCCCGGAAATGCGCGAGTTGATCGGGCAGTGCAAGTTTCATAATTGTCAGCACCTGAATGAACCGGCCTGTGCAGTGAAGGAAGCGGTGAAAGCCGGTGAGATCTATGAAAGCCGTTATTTCACATACCTGCAGCTGATGACCGGCGATGATGAAGACGTACACCGCAGGAATAAACGGGGAATCGAATAA
- the gldA gene encoding gliding motility-associated ABC transporter ATP-binding subunit GldA, with the protein MSIEVKNLSKYYGEQAAVNDITFSVGKGEIIGFLGPNGAGKSTTMKMITGFIPASQGEISVCGIPVSVDSIETRKRIGYLPENNPLYLDMYVKEYLEFVGKIYKIRNLKERVKEMIKLVGLEVEQNKKIGMLSKGYRQRVGLAQAIIHNPDVLILDEPTSGLDPNQLVEIRELIRRIGKEKTVMLSTHILQEVEAICDRVVIIRQGKLVADNLASNLQVETDTQVVYAEFDGAVAKSLLQKIPGVSKIERVSDSKYLIESQSLEDLRKTVAQFAQKNNLLVLTLRTEEKSLEEVFKSLTK; encoded by the coding sequence ATGTCGATTGAAGTAAAAAACCTTTCCAAATATTACGGGGAACAAGCAGCAGTAAATGACATTACTTTTTCCGTGGGAAAAGGTGAGATCATTGGTTTCTTAGGACCAAACGGAGCGGGTAAATCAACGACCATGAAAATGATTACCGGTTTCATTCCTGCGTCACAGGGAGAAATCAGCGTTTGCGGAATCCCGGTTTCGGTAGACTCTATTGAAACCAGAAAACGTATCGGATATCTTCCGGAGAACAATCCTTTGTATCTGGACATGTACGTGAAGGAATACCTGGAATTTGTAGGAAAGATTTACAAGATCAGGAACCTGAAGGAACGCGTGAAAGAAATGATCAAACTGGTTGGTCTCGAAGTAGAGCAAAACAAAAAGATCGGGATGCTTTCCAAAGGTTACCGCCAGCGTGTGGGACTTGCTCAGGCAATTATCCACAACCCGGATGTATTGATCCTGGATGAGCCGACTTCCGGTCTGGACCCGAACCAATTGGTAGAAATCCGTGAACTGATCCGGAGAATCGGGAAGGAAAAAACCGTGATGCTTTCCACGCATATCTTACAGGAAGTAGAAGCCATTTGTGACCGCGTTGTCATTATTCGCCAGGGGAAACTGGTTGCGGATAACCTGGCTTCCAACCTGCAGGTCGAAACAGATACACAGGTAGTTTACGCCGAATTCGACGGAGCTGTGGCAAAAAGCTTGCTTCAAAAAATCCCGGGCGTTTCCAAGATCGAACGCGTTTCTGATTCCAAATACCTGATCGAAAGCCAGTCTTTGGAGGATTTACGTAAGACCGTCGCTCAATTTGCCCAGAAAAACAACCTGCTTGTTCTGACGCTGAGAACGGAAGAAAAATCGCTGGAAGAAGTCTTCAAGTCTTTAACGAAGTAA
- a CDS encoding queuosine precursor transporter has protein sequence MLQTRKEIAFMVMAGIFITSAIVAELISAKLVYMGPYLAPMIAGIVPWPVVFLLTDVMNEYFGKQAVRRLSWITTGLIAFCFIVVYCAVQLPTAKGSWLSDEEFAKAFGGSLWIMVGSITAFIVSQLLDVQLFHFFHKLTKGKMIWLRSTGSTVVSQLVDSFIVAIIGLYLSGAYPLKMVLVLAITGYLTKLLIAVCLTPLIYVMHYLAKRILGEKHEHVIPGEALEPADGH, from the coding sequence ATGCTTCAGACACGAAAAGAAATAGCGTTTATGGTGATGGCGGGAATTTTCATCACCAGTGCGATTGTTGCGGAATTGATTTCAGCCAAATTGGTTTACATGGGCCCTTACCTGGCGCCGATGATTGCCGGAATTGTTCCCTGGCCGGTTGTTTTCCTGCTCACGGATGTCATGAATGAATACTTCGGAAAGCAGGCTGTTCGTCGTTTAAGCTGGATCACTACCGGGTTGATCGCTTTTTGCTTCATCGTTGTTTATTGTGCGGTACAGCTTCCCACGGCAAAAGGGTCCTGGCTTTCTGACGAGGAATTTGCCAAAGCATTCGGTGGCTCTTTGTGGATCATGGTCGGAAGTATCACGGCCTTTATTGTTTCGCAGTTACTGGATGTGCAGCTTTTTCATTTCTTCCATAAGCTCACTAAAGGAAAGATGATCTGGTTGAGAAGTACGGGGTCAACGGTTGTTTCGCAATTGGTGGATTCGTTTATTGTCGCAATCATCGGGTTGTACCTTTCCGGTGCTTATCCGTTGAAAATGGTCCTTGTTTTAGCTATTACCGGCTATCTGACGAAATTACTGATCGCCGTTTGCCTGACGCCGTTGATTTATGTGATGCATTACCTGGCAAAACGTATTCTGGGAGAGAAGCATGAGCATGTTATTCCCGGTGAAGCTTTAGAACCAGCTGACGGGCATTGA